In the genome of Priestia aryabhattai, the window GCATCGACCGCAAATGATCAATCGCGCCCACACCCTTGCAAGATATTCTGGTTCACCTCTTGCTTATAGCTTTTCAGAGTCAGGATACGCAAAGTCCGTTACCATTTTAGATGCTGAGCCAGGAAAAGAGGTTGAGGTGACTGAAATTCCATTATCTAGCGGAAAGCCTTTGACACGTTGGAAAGCGAAAAACGGATTGGCAGAAGTATATACATGGCTTGATGAGCAAAAAGATGCGCAGGCATGGGTCGATTTAGAAGTTCACGTAGAAGATGCACTTTCTCTAGAAGAAATCCATCGCCTTCGTAAGCTTCATCCAGGCTTTATTCATATTCGTCCGGTGTTCAAAGCAGAAGAACTAGCACATGAAACACATTCACAGCGCGAAGTGCCGATCGAAGAACTGTTTACAAAGTTCTATAGCAGGCAAACTGGCGGAGGGGCACCTGATACTGAGTTAGTAAAACTGTTTTTAACCTTGATTAACGATGAAGAAGCATTGGGAAAGGAGGATGAAAAATGAAACCTATTAACTTGACAGTTTCAGGACTTCACAGTTTTAGAGAAAAACAAACTGTCGATTTTGAAGCGCTGTGTTCAGGCGGTGTGTTCGGAATATTTGGTCCTACAGGAAGCGGGAAATCCTCCATTTTAGATGCCATTACACTAGCTTTATACGGAAAAGTAGAGCGTGCAGCAAATAATACACAAGGAATTTTAAATCACGGGGAAAATGAACTGAAAGTAACCTTTACGTTCGAACTGGAAAACGCTAGTCATAAAAAACGCTATACTGTTGAACGAAGCTTCAAACGGATGGATGAGCTGCGTGTGAAATCAGCTTCAAGTCGATTGATTGAAGTAGAAGATGAAACGTACGTATTAGCGGATAAAACGAATGATGTAAACCAGCAGGTACAGGAACTTCTTGGTTTAACAATTGATGATTTTACAAGAGCTGTTGTATTACCACAAGGAAAATTTGCAGAGTTTTTATCGTTAAAAGGGACGGAACGTCGTCAAATGCTTCAGCGTCTTTTTAACCTCGAGCAGTACGGAGATCAGCTTAGTAAGAAAATACGTTATCAAGTTCAGCAGCTAAAAACAGACCTAGATAAAATCACAGCAGAACAAGCAGGATTAGGTGAAGCTTCAACGGAAAAAGTAACGGAAGCCGAGCAGCTTGTAAGTGATAGTATTGTACTTTTGGAAAAACGAGAAAAAGAAGCGGCTGATTTGCAAGAGCGATACAATCAGCAGGCGTCTCTTTGGAAAGCGCAGCAGGAAAAAGCACTGCTAGAAGAAAAGCTAGCACATGCTTCCCAGCAGGAAGAGGAGATTAGCCAAAAGCAAGATTTATTGACGAAAGCCCAGCAGGCCGAGCGTCTTTTTCCTTATTTAGAAACATTTGAACAAGCTGAAAAACAGCAGAAGCTTTATGAAGATAAAGTAGAAAATTTAAAAGCACAAATTGTTCAAAAAAGTGAGGAATATAAGCGTTCGAATAGCTTATATGAGCAGGCTCGCTTGCACAAAAATGAACAGCAGCCCAAATTAGTTGTTCAAAAAGAACAGCTTCAACAGGCTTCTGATCTCCAAAAACAAATTAAAGAGGGACAGCAAGAAGTAAAAGAAGCGGAAGGCTCTCTTCAGCAAAAGCAACAGGCACTTCAAGCAAAAAATGATGAATTAATGCAAGCAGATAAGCGGTATCAGCAAGGTTTGACCCTTCAAAAAGAGTTAAAAGAAGCATTAACAAAAGTGGAGATTCAACCTGATTATCGACAGGCTGTCCAGCAAGCATTCTACCGTTATCAAGTATGGAATAATGATAAAAAAAACCTAGATGAAGGCCAAAAAACGTATAAAGAAAAAGCCGAACAGCTTCAGCATTTGCATACACAAAAACAAACACACCAAGAGAGATATCAGCAAACAATAGAACGAAGTAAAGGGTTATTTTCAGATATTCAAGGCTTGTATCACACTGTATGTGAGCGGGAAAAAGAGTTTCAGCAGCTTTTTCAACAGGCGGATCATTTAATGAGTGACCTAAAAAGACGTAAAGAAAAAGAATGGTCACACCGTCTGGCTCATCAATTAGCTGAGCAGCTGACCAAAGGAGAGCCTTGTCCAGTTTGTGGCTCTGAGCATCATCCTAACCCCGTGTTAAACCAAAAAGAAGAAGATGTTACAGCAGAATCAGCGGATCAGTTCGAAGATCAAGTCAATCACTTGCGGGAACAGCGATTTAGCTATTCATCGCTTAAAATGCAGCTTGAACAGCTAGCTAAACCTCTTGTTGAAAAAATACCTGATTTAGCTGGGTTTATGAATGAAGTTGGCGAAGTTCCTGCTTTAGGAGAAATGGATACAGATGCCTTTGACCAGTATGCTAAGAAAATAGAAGTTGAAATCAAATCTCTTGAGCAAGATTATTTGCAGGTAAATGAAAAACAGCAAGCAATTCTCGGGCAGGTACAGAAGGTGCAGCAAAGTCTTGAAAAGATTGAATTAGAGCTTGCTCATTATCAAAAAGGACAAGCTGAATTAGAAGGGAAAGTCAATCAGCAAAAACAAGCGTTACAAGCAGGAAAAGCAGCTTTTCAACAAGACTATCCTTCCTTTGTATTTGAAGAGATGGAAATAATTAACGAACAGCTGGCTGAAAGAGAAAAAGAAGAGCAGACAATAAAGGCTCGAATTGAAAAAAGTAGCGTATTTTTTGAGAATCAGCAAAAGAAAATCGAACGTCTAAAAGAAGAGAAATATGCGGGCGAAAAAGAATTTACAGAATTAAAAGCGATGCTGTCTCATAAACAATCTCTTGTTCACTCACAAATTGAACGCTTGCGTACGCTTACAGATCAAGAAGATATTGAACAAGCGCTGCAAAAAACAGTTCTTTTACTTGCGGAGTTAGAGACAAATGAACAACAGGCGTATCAGCATTGGCAGACTGTTCAAAAAGCGTATCAAACACTGCAAATGGATGAAAAAGCAGCGAGAGAATCTCTAGAAACAGCTCATATCCAGTATAAAAAAGCAGCTGGAAAATGGGAAGAAGTTATAGGGAATTCTTTATTCAGCGAAGGAAAAGAAGTTCAGCAAGCTTTGTTATCACATGGTGAGATGAAATTGTTGGATGAAACTGTTCAGGCTTATTGGGACAACATAAAACAGATGAAATCATCAATTGAACAGTTAAATATCCAGCTTAATCACCAGTCTATAGAAGAGCATCAATTTGAGGAAACTCAGCAGTTACTTCATGATATAAAAGCAGCTGTGAAAGAAGCCGTTCAGCTCAAGGGAGCAGCTGAGCAAACGTTAAAAAGCGTCAAAGAACGACATGAGCGATTTTTAGTGCTTGAACAGGAGTGTGAAGAAAAACAAGCGTTATTTGAACAGTATCAAAAGCTTCAAACAGTATTTAAAGGAAATGCTTTCGTGGAATATATTGCTGAAGAACAGCTGATGTCCGTTAGCCGAGATGCTTCGGAGCGTCTGGGTATATTAACACGTCAGCGCTATGCGGTTGAAGTTGATTCCCAAGGCGGCTTTATCATGAGAGATGATGCAAATGGGGGCGTAAAACGTCCGGTTTCAACGTTATCCGGAGGAGAAACATTTTTAACTTCCCTCGCTCTGGCCCTTTCATTATCTGCACAAATTCAGCTAAGAGGAGAATATCCACTGCAGTTTTTCTTTTTAGATGAAGGATTTGGAACGCTTGATGGAGAGCTTCTTGATACCGTTGTTACGGCGCTTGAAAAACTTCAGTCCAATAATTTATCAATTGGGGTCATTAGTCACGTACAAGAACTTCGGGCTCGGCTGCCAAAACGTTTGATTGTTGAGCCTTCCGAGCCATCTGGCAAAGGAACTAGTGTGAGAGTAGAAACTTTATAGGGAAGGAAATCTATATGAAGAATAAAGACAGGCGGATAGGAACATGTGAATTATGCGGAAGGCAGGATGTCTTGACGACCGTGCATCATTTAACGCCAAAGGAAATGGGTGGAGCGTTTGAACCAACGGCAAACTTATGTATTCCGTGTCATAAACAAATTCATGCGTTATATACAAATGATGAATTAGCCATTCGTCTTAATACGATTTCTTTATTACAAACTGATGCTAAAATTAGCTCGTTTATTAAATGGATTCGTAAACAGCCTTCTTCTAAATTACCTAAAACCAAAAAATCAAATAGCCGAAAATCCAAGTGAATGAAAAACCCCTTATCCGCTTTATTAGCAAAGATAAGGGGTTTTTTTAAGCATTTGCCGCTATATTTTGATCGAATAAATCTGGATCTAACGTATTTGTTCCTGAAATGCCGTTATTTGTATTAACAAAGTTACCTGTATTTAAGGAACCGGAGCCTGCCGCCGTTTTAGCAGAACTTTTTGGAGAAACGTAGAACGTATCTCCAAACGTTACGACACCGCCTCCGACGCTCGCAATACTAACGGGTCCAATTAATGCTGGCATGAGGTTCACACCCTTTTTTCGTGATATTAGTTTAGTATATGAGCAGCTTCTTAAAAGGTTCACTCACTGCTGCTAGCTTCTGAAGCAACTTTCTTTCATG includes:
- a CDS encoding AAA family ATPase produces the protein MKPINLTVSGLHSFREKQTVDFEALCSGGVFGIFGPTGSGKSSILDAITLALYGKVERAANNTQGILNHGENELKVTFTFELENASHKKRYTVERSFKRMDELRVKSASSRLIEVEDETYVLADKTNDVNQQVQELLGLTIDDFTRAVVLPQGKFAEFLSLKGTERRQMLQRLFNLEQYGDQLSKKIRYQVQQLKTDLDKITAEQAGLGEASTEKVTEAEQLVSDSIVLLEKREKEAADLQERYNQQASLWKAQQEKALLEEKLAHASQQEEEISQKQDLLTKAQQAERLFPYLETFEQAEKQQKLYEDKVENLKAQIVQKSEEYKRSNSLYEQARLHKNEQQPKLVVQKEQLQQASDLQKQIKEGQQEVKEAEGSLQQKQQALQAKNDELMQADKRYQQGLTLQKELKEALTKVEIQPDYRQAVQQAFYRYQVWNNDKKNLDEGQKTYKEKAEQLQHLHTQKQTHQERYQQTIERSKGLFSDIQGLYHTVCEREKEFQQLFQQADHLMSDLKRRKEKEWSHRLAHQLAEQLTKGEPCPVCGSEHHPNPVLNQKEEDVTAESADQFEDQVNHLREQRFSYSSLKMQLEQLAKPLVEKIPDLAGFMNEVGEVPALGEMDTDAFDQYAKKIEVEIKSLEQDYLQVNEKQQAILGQVQKVQQSLEKIELELAHYQKGQAELEGKVNQQKQALQAGKAAFQQDYPSFVFEEMEIINEQLAEREKEEQTIKARIEKSSVFFENQQKKIERLKEEKYAGEKEFTELKAMLSHKQSLVHSQIERLRTLTDQEDIEQALQKTVLLLAELETNEQQAYQHWQTVQKAYQTLQMDEKAARESLETAHIQYKKAAGKWEEVIGNSLFSEGKEVQQALLSHGEMKLLDETVQAYWDNIKQMKSSIEQLNIQLNHQSIEEHQFEETQQLLHDIKAAVKEAVQLKGAAEQTLKSVKERHERFLVLEQECEEKQALFEQYQKLQTVFKGNAFVEYIAEEQLMSVSRDASERLGILTRQRYAVEVDSQGGFIMRDDANGGVKRPVSTLSGGETFLTSLALALSLSAQIQLRGEYPLQFFFLDEGFGTLDGELLDTVVTALEKLQSNNLSIGVISHVQELRARLPKRLIVEPSEPSGKGTSVRVETL
- a CDS encoding spore germination protein, translated to MPALIGPVSIASVGGGVVTFGDTFYVSPKSSAKTAAGSGSLNTGNFVNTNNGISGTNTLDPDLFDQNIAANA
- a CDS encoding HNH endonuclease, with amino-acid sequence MKNKDRRIGTCELCGRQDVLTTVHHLTPKEMGGAFEPTANLCIPCHKQIHALYTNDELAIRLNTISLLQTDAKISSFIKWIRKQPSSKLPKTKKSNSRKSK